A window of the Canis lupus baileyi chromosome 1, mCanLup2.hap1, whole genome shotgun sequence genome harbors these coding sequences:
- the HRC gene encoding sarcoplasmic reticulum histidine-rich calcium-binding protein codes for MGHHGSWLHTTLLWAAVASLLLPPAMTQQLRGAGPGPSHWHNNAGVVGPPEEMVGNSGHPIHSHRGREDENKDVSTENEHQFWSHRDHREENGDVSGEYSHGPQDHRYQDHEVRDKNVLHEEVFTEHVREAHGHGGHDNEPVGDSHEHGHHFPNHRSHSQQDEDEDEVVSSEYRHHIIRHGRGGHREEDDEDEEEEVVSTEYGHQAHSHGGHRKEEDEDVSDEHPHDVPSHGHQGHEEEEDDEDVSTEYGHRPHRYHGHGREEDEDVSDEHPHHVPSHRHQGHGGEEDDEDVSTEYGHQPHRYHGHGREEDEDVSDEHPHHVPSHGHQGHGEEEDDEDVSTEYGHQPHRYHGHGREEDEDVSDEYPHHVPSHGHRSHEEQEEEEDDDDDDAMSTEYGHHAHRHLGHGKEEDEDVSDEHHHHIPGHGHQGHRDKDEDEVVSTEHWHQIPRHTHGLGDEKEEEISAKFSHHVASSQPPGAKNTEEEDFSDEYKSAVPDRHHHRVPEEEDISDRLGHQAPSHRQQGHQDEGTGHRGSSKDEISHQPPEHMGVKDRSHLRERDSEEEEEEEDQGSHEEDDESSERGEGGTRHGSLDHKDEEDEEEGHGLSLSQEEEEEEEEEESREERALLNQEHREGEEEEEELEEEELPFTIIPDPMARREVPGGGSSEEQSGEDTDLQGAQEYGNYQPGSLCGYCSFCNRCTECENCHCDEENMGEHCDQCQHCQFCYLCPLVCETICSPGSYVDYFSSSLYQALADMLETPEP; via the exons ATGGGCCACCATGGGTCATGGCTGCACACTACTCTCCTCTGGGCTGCCGTGgccagcctgctcctccccccagccaTGACCCAGCAGCTGAGAGGGGCCGGACCGGGCCCCAGCCACTGGCACAACAATGCGGGAGTCGTGGGGCCCCCGGAGGAGATGGTAGGCAACTCTGGCCATCCCATCCACAGCCACAGAGGCCGTGAAGACGAGAACAAGGATGTTTCTACAGAGAATGAACATCAGTTCTGGAGCCACAGAGACCACAGAGAAGAGAATGGAGATGTCTCTGGGGAATACAGCCACGGACCCCAAGACCACAGGTACCAAGACCATGAGGTCAGAGACAAGAATGTCCTCCATGAGGAGGTCTTCACAGAGCATGTTCGGGAGGCCCATGGGCACGGAGGCCATGACAATGAACCTGTGGGTGACTCACACGAGCACGGGCACCACTTCCCCAACCACAGAAGCCACAGCCAACAGGACGAGGACGAGGATGAAGTTGTGTCCAGCGAGTATCGCCATCATATCATCAGGCATGGACGTGGAGGCCACAGagaagaagatgatgaagatgaggaagaagaggtTGTCTCCACTGAGTATGGACACCAGGCCCACAGTCATGGAGGCCACAGGAAGGAAGAGGATGAGGATGTCTCAGATGAACATCCCCATGATGTCCCCAGCCATGGACACCAAGGccacgaagaagaagaagatgatgaggATGTCTCCACAGAGTATGGACATCGGCCCCACAGGTACCATGGCCACGGGAGGGAAGAGGATGAAGATGTCTCAGATGAACATCCCCATCATGTCCCCAGCCACAGACACCAAGGCCATGGAGGAGAAGAAGATGATGAGGATGTCTCCACAGAGTATGGACACCAGCCCCACAGGTACCATGGCCACGGGAGGGAAGAGGATGAAGACGTCTCAGATGAACATCCCCATCATGTCCCCAGCCATGGACACCAAGGCCAtggagaagaagaagatgatgaggATGTCTCCACAGAGTATGGACACCAGCCCCACAGGTACCATGGCCACGGGAGGGAAGAGGATGAAGACGTCTCAGATGAATATCCTCATCATGTCCCCAGCCATGGACACCGAAGCCacgaagaacaagaagaagaagaagatgatgatgatgatgatgctatGTCCACTGAGTACGGACACCATGCCCACAGGCACCTAGGCCATGGGAAGGAAGAGGATGAAGACGTCTCAGATGAACACCATCATCATATCCCTGGCCACGGACACCAAGGCCACAGAGACAAAGATGAGGATGAGGTTGTGTCCACCGAACATTGGCACCAGATTCCCAGACACACTCACGGCCTTGGagatgagaaggaggaggagatctCAGCCAAGTTCAGCCACCACGTTGCAAGCTCCCAACCCCCAGGCGCCAAGAACACTGAGGAGGAGGACTTCTCAGATGAATACAAGTCAGCAGTCCCTGACCGTCACCACCACAGAGTCCCTGAGGAAGAGGACATCTCTGACAGGCTTGGCCACCAAGCTCCCAGCCACAGGCAACAAGGCCACCAAGATGAAGGAACTGGCCACAGAGGGTCCAGCAAAGATGAGATTAGCCACCAGCCCCCAGAACACATGGGGGTCAAGGATAGAAgccatttgagggagagagattctgaggaggaagaggaggaagaggaccaGGGCTCCCACGAGGAAGATGATGAAAGTTCAGAACGGGGAGAAGGTGGCACCCGCCATGGCAGCCTGGACCACAAGGATGAAGAAGATGAGGAGGAAGGTCACGGCCTCAGTCTgagccaggaggaagaggaagaagaagaagaggaggagagtagGGAAGAGAGGGCCCTACTGAACCAGGAGCAccgggagggggaagaggaggaggaggagctggaggaagaGGAGCTCCCCTTCACCATCATCCCTGACCCAATGGCCAGGAGGGAGGTGCCTGGAGGTGGTTCCAGTGAGGAGCAGAGTGGCGAGGACACGG ATCTGCAGGGTGCCCAGGAGTACGGGAACTACCAGCCTGGGTCCCTGTGTGGCTACTGCTCTTTCTGCAAT AGATGCACTGAATGTGAGAACTGTCACTGCGATGAGGAGAACATGGGAGAGCACTGCGACCAGTGTCAG cactgcCAGTTCTGCTACCTCTGCCCGCTGGTCTGCGAAACGATCTGCTCTCCAG GAAGCTACGTCGActatttctcctcctccctgtaCCA AGCCCTGGCGGATATGCTGGAAACTCCGGAACCCTAA